A single window of Rubripirellula lacrimiformis DNA harbors:
- a CDS encoding tetratricopeptide repeat protein, with the protein MNRPIQGGRGGVAGTFGSIIGFPGRMLGRAGMTLRTLLDTFSSGRRLTRDLLLGIPAVIALVGFVGATAMGNARQSTNAQKYWASGLRQLQEDRPEAARLLLTKALLGENINRNEVVFSLARSYEQSNEMARAGELMQSLAPLDSTGYPAAHRFLAIRTAEQVAVTKQAPNLKEWFWHLSHADQTDSSDLEKSWGFYYLVGGDLEKSAEHFRSAAEEHPELWLQVAELEARMNNMDAVRATLATARRQLERQFVRNPGDTRNRLLYATSLFYMGQLPDAERLLKEGLAQEDNESFRKLLAAVFIRMFDTEYAAKGIQDSFKYLVVALDYDRDCQPALTRLVEVSRSSAEKLEESRKTMRQMIADGNGSAMAHFTLGSLEWLAGKPGLAQLNMKQAVALDPNLVVVANNLAYLMAQSESADLEAALHLADQAVQAEPENPDYLDTRAMIYLKKQDYPSAAIDYQKALERSQQPGPIQLQLAKIYDQLGDKETAEQFRRKARENGSIADPEQADKNPSGE; encoded by the coding sequence ATGAACCGCCCGATTCAGGGTGGTCGTGGCGGAGTGGCGGGAACCTTCGGATCGATCATCGGTTTCCCGGGACGCATGCTGGGCCGTGCCGGGATGACGCTGCGAACGCTGCTGGATACTTTCTCATCGGGTCGTCGACTGACCCGGGATCTACTGTTGGGCATTCCGGCCGTGATTGCCTTGGTTGGATTTGTTGGGGCAACCGCGATGGGCAACGCCCGGCAATCGACCAATGCGCAAAAGTACTGGGCCAGTGGTCTGCGGCAATTGCAAGAAGATCGCCCGGAAGCCGCTCGGCTACTACTGACGAAGGCCTTGCTGGGCGAAAACATCAATCGCAACGAGGTGGTTTTCTCGCTGGCACGGTCTTACGAACAAAGTAACGAAATGGCACGCGCCGGCGAATTGATGCAGTCGCTGGCACCACTGGATTCGACTGGTTATCCAGCGGCTCACCGATTCCTAGCAATTCGCACTGCTGAACAGGTCGCCGTGACCAAGCAGGCGCCCAATTTGAAAGAGTGGTTCTGGCACCTTTCCCATGCGGACCAGACCGATTCGTCGGACCTGGAAAAGTCGTGGGGGTTTTACTACTTGGTGGGCGGCGATCTAGAAAAATCGGCCGAACACTTTCGGTCGGCTGCCGAGGAACATCCTGAATTGTGGTTGCAGGTGGCCGAACTAGAAGCCCGCATGAACAACATGGACGCCGTTCGCGCCACGCTGGCAACCGCTCGACGACAACTCGAACGCCAATTCGTTCGCAATCCGGGCGACACACGGAATCGATTGCTGTACGCAACTTCGCTGTTTTACATGGGGCAACTGCCGGATGCCGAGCGTCTGTTGAAGGAAGGGCTAGCGCAGGAGGACAATGAATCGTTCCGCAAACTGCTTGCCGCCGTATTCATTCGGATGTTTGACACCGAATACGCAGCGAAGGGCATCCAGGATAGTTTCAAGTACTTGGTGGTAGCTCTGGACTATGACCGCGATTGCCAACCGGCACTGACACGACTGGTCGAGGTGTCACGATCGTCGGCAGAAAAGCTAGAGGAAAGTCGCAAGACGATGCGTCAAATGATCGCCGATGGAAATGGTTCGGCGATGGCCCACTTCACGCTGGGCAGTCTGGAATGGCTGGCGGGCAAGCCTGGACTGGCTCAATTGAACATGAAACAAGCGGTTGCTCTGGACCCCAATCTGGTTGTCGTCGCCAATAACTTGGCATACTTGATGGCGCAGTCCGAGTCAGCGGATCTAGAAGCAGCGTTGCACTTGGCCGACCAAGCGGTGCAGGCGGAACCGGAGAATCCGGACTACCTGGACACGCGAGCGATGATCTATCTGAAGAAACAAGACTATCCTTCGGCCGCGATCGATTACCAAAAGGCATTGGAACGAAGCCAACAACCGGGCCCGATTCAGCTGCAATTGGCCAAAATCTATGACCAGTTGGGCGACAAGGAAACGGCGGAACAGTTCCGCCGCAAAGCTCGCGAGAACGGTTCCATCGCAGATCCAGAGCAGGCCGACAAGAACCCGTCCGGCGAATAG
- a CDS encoding polysaccharide biosynthesis tyrosine autokinase: protein MSGPSDVSVGGVLWRRKGVILLLILCGLGAGYWFFTTQDETFRAAATIEVYSQNVPTNTGSASEIVVETAPNLAFIQAEMTSQDVLSDAIAIGQLTAFDETPADVSSLINMIRANLVLSPPFEGAESPDRTIVEVSFESGDPTVATAIVNAVVDAYDKSINGRHQGNIENVVGFFRDSRDSIIPKLDELENEFTEFRANAPLEWNGKGEAINPYRDDAIRLEDNLYNLQSQARQLDSKLRLIREAVKGGRHPYAVFQEVQYLLDDVRDIEQMHQAIVEAPNDNLELQTQLMDLRVQAEMLAIQFAANHPQRLTVEQKLKATEKALRELQQTRNNVSPEKIDVVKRQDEAAQALLTTYVSSLRKKQDLINEDVADTTKRLEDVRAKALKLMEFEGENASFLRRIARYQETLDLYDTQLEKANLPGMNSGLHVKVLRPAGLGMLVGPLLSRALVMGGFLGLVAGGALAFLWDWSERTFRSPDEISTLLGLPILAHLPVILTPSKRQLKKSSGNDLFPHTDQIVTVLHHPHAPCSEAVRSVRTSLFPVAGAPPEYQVLQITSALPGDGKSTVAANLAASVARAGKRVLLIDADLRRPTQAKIFGVQSELGLTSLINGEGQLADIVVPTDTEDLFVLASGPRPNNPAEALMMPEFGQILDEARLQFDLIIIDTPPLLAVTDASNVATYADGVMVVMRIGRNIKPMSKRAITMLRMLHVNIIGLVINAVGDSGYSATYSQAWSDSYGGQPGGEYGHSYYRYGSDRYLDASKGQTITVRSQRSRNADPARAATLSEPVKTTE, encoded by the coding sequence ATGTCCGGCCCATCCGATGTTTCGGTCGGCGGTGTGTTGTGGCGACGCAAGGGTGTGATCCTGTTGCTGATCCTTTGCGGTTTGGGCGCGGGTTATTGGTTCTTCACGACTCAAGACGAAACCTTCCGGGCGGCGGCGACCATCGAGGTCTACAGCCAAAATGTCCCGACCAACACAGGAAGTGCGTCCGAAATTGTGGTCGAAACGGCCCCGAATTTGGCGTTCATCCAGGCCGAAATGACATCCCAGGATGTGCTGAGCGACGCGATCGCGATTGGCCAACTGACAGCGTTTGATGAAACACCGGCCGACGTGTCTTCATTGATCAATATGATCCGTGCCAATTTGGTGCTGTCGCCACCGTTCGAAGGCGCTGAATCTCCCGATCGCACAATCGTCGAAGTGTCCTTCGAATCGGGCGACCCGACTGTCGCCACCGCGATCGTCAATGCCGTGGTCGACGCGTACGACAAAAGCATCAATGGTCGCCATCAAGGGAACATCGAAAATGTTGTCGGCTTCTTTCGTGATAGCCGCGATTCGATCATTCCCAAGCTGGACGAACTGGAAAATGAGTTCACGGAGTTTCGAGCCAATGCTCCGCTGGAATGGAATGGGAAGGGCGAAGCGATCAATCCGTACCGCGACGACGCCATCCGTTTGGAAGACAATCTGTACAACCTGCAGTCACAGGCTCGTCAGCTGGACAGCAAATTGCGACTGATTCGCGAAGCGGTCAAAGGCGGCCGACATCCCTATGCCGTCTTCCAAGAAGTCCAATACCTGTTGGATGATGTTCGCGACATCGAACAGATGCATCAGGCGATCGTCGAAGCTCCCAACGACAATCTGGAACTGCAAACTCAGTTGATGGACTTGCGTGTCCAGGCCGAGATGCTGGCCATTCAATTCGCCGCCAACCATCCGCAACGCTTAACAGTCGAACAAAAGCTAAAGGCCACCGAAAAAGCACTGCGTGAATTGCAACAAACTCGCAACAACGTTAGCCCTGAAAAGATCGACGTGGTCAAGCGGCAAGACGAAGCCGCGCAGGCACTGCTTACCACGTATGTTTCCAGTCTGCGGAAAAAGCAGGACTTGATCAACGAGGATGTGGCGGACACAACCAAACGCTTGGAAGATGTTCGCGCCAAGGCTTTGAAGTTGATGGAATTTGAAGGCGAAAACGCTTCATTCCTGCGTCGCATCGCCCGCTATCAAGAAACCTTGGATTTGTACGACACTCAACTGGAAAAGGCGAACTTACCGGGCATGAATTCGGGACTGCACGTCAAGGTGCTGCGACCTGCAGGGCTGGGCATGCTGGTTGGGCCGCTGTTATCGCGGGCACTGGTAATGGGCGGATTCCTGGGGCTAGTGGCCGGCGGGGCGCTGGCGTTCTTGTGGGACTGGTCCGAACGGACCTTCCGCAGCCCGGACGAAATTTCGACCCTGTTGGGCTTGCCGATCCTCGCTCACCTACCCGTGATCCTGACGCCCAGCAAGCGACAGCTGAAGAAGTCGTCTGGGAACGACCTGTTCCCTCACACGGATCAAATCGTAACCGTGCTGCATCACCCACACGCACCGTGTTCGGAAGCTGTGCGTTCGGTTCGAACCAGCCTGTTCCCGGTGGCAGGGGCACCACCAGAATATCAGGTTCTGCAGATCACAAGCGCTCTGCCGGGCGATGGCAAGAGCACCGTTGCGGCCAACCTGGCCGCCAGCGTTGCTCGTGCCGGCAAACGAGTCTTGCTGATCGATGCTGACCTACGCCGACCGACCCAAGCGAAGATTTTTGGGGTCCAATCGGAACTAGGGCTGACATCGCTAATCAACGGCGAGGGACAGTTGGCCGACATCGTAGTCCCGACCGATACCGAAGACCTGTTTGTGTTAGCTTCCGGGCCCCGTCCGAACAACCCGGCTGAAGCATTGATGATGCCTGAGTTCGGACAGATCTTGGACGAAGCCCGACTGCAGTTCGACCTGATCATCATTGACACGCCACCGTTGTTGGCAGTTACCGATGCAAGCAACGTTGCCACCTATGCCGACGGTGTCATGGTGGTGATGCGAATCGGGCGTAATATCAAACCGATGTCCAAGCGTGCGATCACCATGCTGCGAATGTTGCATGTCAATATCATCGGACTGGTCATCAACGCCGTCGGCGACAGTGGATACAGTGCAACCTACAGCCAAGCTTGGTCCGATAGTTACGGTGGACAACCCGGCGGCGAGTACGGACATTCGTACTACCGTTATGGCAGCGACCGCTATCTAGATGCCTCGAAAGGGCAAACCATCACCGTCCGCAGCCAACGCAGCCGGAACGCCGACCCCGCCCGCGCAGCTACCCTAAGCGAGCCGGTCAAAACGACCGAGTAG